In one Chelmon rostratus isolate fCheRos1 chromosome 7, fCheRos1.pri, whole genome shotgun sequence genomic region, the following are encoded:
- the mcamb gene encoding melanoma cell adhesion molecule b isoform X4, whose protein sequence is MAVRDAGSLLVGLLVLFHTWGAWAAVEVNMEDRVEVFRGETASIACMFTSSEGIGAMIIQWFYVTRGGERQNIYYQDATTKIVARGTPFTDRISVNGTGATGDVVLTISNVQLQDELEFICLIGSVTGEAGEGRTKLRVFETPDLPTIESVQTGISVSEDSLSKIGTCEVKNGFPKPNITWYRNNTPLRTAQDVVKVVPSITSESSGLFSVKSELSMKVVKEDKDDVFYCEVTYFVPGGTRMTETNRVNITVYYPSTAVSIWVESPKGKIKEGDSIELHCRGNGNTPSSIISIKHTKTDQTWEGNVLVLRNVTRLNTGDYTCTSMDTDTFEEITDYTTVFVNYLKPAVVIPENTTVVVQGDELKATCNALSPLQTHTAWFKDGVEVSTGHTLILQDATFDTAGAYVCVVTVPEIEGMETRKTLVVQVQGPPEIMEKDHTEMEQIFEKTVELSCHARGFPAPSITWTTSDGKVLKTASQEDTEEGVQSVVTIKVDSDITAFCNASNEHGTAAVTFNIKAKGSGVIIAVIIICILLLAILGSVLYFLYKKGKICGRSGKQDLTKEKSNKDNIVVEMKSDNTEEAVLLGVNGEKQPPSDQSGEYLDVQK, encoded by the exons cGTGGGCTGCTGTGGAGGTCAACATGGAGGACAGAGTGGAGGTGTTCAGGGGGGAAACAGCTTCGATCGCCTGCATGTTCACATCGTCTGAAGGCATCGGCGCCATGATCATACAGTGGTTCTAT GTGACACGGGGGGGTGAGAGGCAGAACATCTACTACCAAGACGCCACCACGAAGATTGTAGCCCGAGGCACACCGTTCACAGACCGGATCAGTGTGAACGGTACCGGAGCCACCGGAGATGTGGTGTTGACTATCAGCAACGTGCAGCTGCAAGACGAGCTGGAATTTATCTGTCTCATCGGAAGTGTAACGGGGGAAGCTGGGGAGGGACGAACAAAGCTCAGGGTGTTTG AAACACCAGACCTCCCTACCATTGAGAGTGTGCAGACAGGGATCTCAGTCAGTGAAGACAGCCTATCTAAG ATTGGGACGTGTGAGGTCAAAAATGGCTTCCCCAAGCCAAACATCACTTGGTACAGAAACAACACGCCACTACGCACTGCTCAGGATG TGGTGAAAGTAGTGCCCAGCATCACGAGTGAATCCAGCGGCCTGTTCTCAGTGAAGAGTGAACTGAGCATGAAGGTGGTGAAGGAGGACAAAGATGATGTGTTCTACTGCGAGGTCACCTACTTTGTTCCTGGCGGAACCAGGATGACCGAGACCAACCGTGTCAACATCACCGTGTACT acCCCTCCACAGCTGTAAGCATTTGGGTGGAGTCACCAAAGGGCAAAATCAAGGAAGGGGACTCGATCGAGCTTCACTGTCGTGGCAACGGGAATACTCCATCCTCAATTATTTCAATCAAGCATACCAAG ACTGATCAGACTTGGGAGGGCAATGTGTTGGTGCTAAGGAACGTGACCCGTCTAAACACTGGAGATTACACGTGCACCTCTATGGACACGGACACCTTTGAGGAGATCACAGACTACACCACTGTGTTTGTCAACT ATCTGAAACCTGCTGTGGTGATACCTGAAAACACTACTGTGGTGGTCCAAGGGGATGAGCTGAAGGCCACCTGCAAcgccctctctcctctgcagacacacacagcctggtTTAAG GACGGAGTGGAGGTTTCAACGGGCCACACTTTGATCCTCCAGGACGCTACGTTTGACACAGCAGGGGCGTATGTTTGTGTGGTGACTGTTCCTGAGATCGAGGGAATGGAAACCAGAAAAACACTTGTTGTTCAAGTCCAAG gCCCACCAGAGATCATGGAGAAGGACCACACAGAGATGGAGCAGATTTTTGAAAAGACAGTCGAGCTGAGCTGCCATGCCAGAGGCTTCCCTGCTCCCAGCATCACCTGGACCACCTCTGACGGGAAG gtCCTCAAGACAGCATCCCAAGAAGACACTGAGGAGGGCGTCCAGAGTGTGGTCACTATCAAGGTCGACTCTGACATCACTGCTTTCTGCAATGCCTCCAACGAGCACGGCACTGCCGCGGTGACCTTCAACATCAAAGCCA agggcagcgGTGTTATCATTGcagtcatcatcatctgcaTCCTGCTGCTGGCCATCCTGGGGAGTGTGCTCTACTTCCTCTACAAAAAGGGCAAAATCTGTGGCCGATCCGGCAAGCAAGACCT CACCAAAGAGAAGTCCAACAAAGATAACATTGTGGTGGAGATGAAGAGCGACAACACAGAGGAAGCTGTGCTCCTCGGGGTCAACGGAGAAAAGCAACCCCCCAGCGACCAG AGCGGCGAGTACCTGGACGTGCAGAAGTGA
- the mcamb gene encoding melanoma cell adhesion molecule b isoform X2, which translates to MAVRDAGSLLVGLLVLFHTWGAWAAVEVNMEDRVEVFRGETASIACMFTSSEGIGAMIIQWFYVTRGGERQNIYYQDATTKIVARGTPFTDRISVNGTGATGDVVLTISNVQLQDELEFICLIGSVTGEAGEGRTKLRVFETPDLPTIESVQTGISVSEDSLSKIGTCEVKNGFPKPNITWYRNNTPLRTAQDVVKVVPSITSESSGLFSVKSELSMKVVKEDKDDVFYCEVTYFVPGGTRMTETNRVNITVYYPSTAVSIWVESPKGKIKEGDSIELHCRGNGNTPSSIISIKHTKTDQTWEGNVLVLRNVTRLNTGDYTCTSMDTDTFEEITDYTTVFVNYLKPAVVIPENTTVVVQGDELKATCNALSPLQTHTAWFKDGVEVSTGHTLILQDATFDTAGAYVCVVTVPEIEGMETRKTLVVQVQGPPEIMEKDHTEMEQIFEKTVELSCHARGFPAPSITWTTSDGKVLKTASQEDTEEGVQSVVTIKVDSDITAFCNASNEHGTAAVTFNIKAITHTTTPATTTTTTTTSNPISSTTVKAQTANPPEKVKKEGSGVIIAVIIICILLLAILGSVLYFLYKKGKICGRSGKQDLTKEKSNKDNIVVEMKSDNTEEAVLLGVNGEKQPPSDQ; encoded by the exons cGTGGGCTGCTGTGGAGGTCAACATGGAGGACAGAGTGGAGGTGTTCAGGGGGGAAACAGCTTCGATCGCCTGCATGTTCACATCGTCTGAAGGCATCGGCGCCATGATCATACAGTGGTTCTAT GTGACACGGGGGGGTGAGAGGCAGAACATCTACTACCAAGACGCCACCACGAAGATTGTAGCCCGAGGCACACCGTTCACAGACCGGATCAGTGTGAACGGTACCGGAGCCACCGGAGATGTGGTGTTGACTATCAGCAACGTGCAGCTGCAAGACGAGCTGGAATTTATCTGTCTCATCGGAAGTGTAACGGGGGAAGCTGGGGAGGGACGAACAAAGCTCAGGGTGTTTG AAACACCAGACCTCCCTACCATTGAGAGTGTGCAGACAGGGATCTCAGTCAGTGAAGACAGCCTATCTAAG ATTGGGACGTGTGAGGTCAAAAATGGCTTCCCCAAGCCAAACATCACTTGGTACAGAAACAACACGCCACTACGCACTGCTCAGGATG TGGTGAAAGTAGTGCCCAGCATCACGAGTGAATCCAGCGGCCTGTTCTCAGTGAAGAGTGAACTGAGCATGAAGGTGGTGAAGGAGGACAAAGATGATGTGTTCTACTGCGAGGTCACCTACTTTGTTCCTGGCGGAACCAGGATGACCGAGACCAACCGTGTCAACATCACCGTGTACT acCCCTCCACAGCTGTAAGCATTTGGGTGGAGTCACCAAAGGGCAAAATCAAGGAAGGGGACTCGATCGAGCTTCACTGTCGTGGCAACGGGAATACTCCATCCTCAATTATTTCAATCAAGCATACCAAG ACTGATCAGACTTGGGAGGGCAATGTGTTGGTGCTAAGGAACGTGACCCGTCTAAACACTGGAGATTACACGTGCACCTCTATGGACACGGACACCTTTGAGGAGATCACAGACTACACCACTGTGTTTGTCAACT ATCTGAAACCTGCTGTGGTGATACCTGAAAACACTACTGTGGTGGTCCAAGGGGATGAGCTGAAGGCCACCTGCAAcgccctctctcctctgcagacacacacagcctggtTTAAG GACGGAGTGGAGGTTTCAACGGGCCACACTTTGATCCTCCAGGACGCTACGTTTGACACAGCAGGGGCGTATGTTTGTGTGGTGACTGTTCCTGAGATCGAGGGAATGGAAACCAGAAAAACACTTGTTGTTCAAGTCCAAG gCCCACCAGAGATCATGGAGAAGGACCACACAGAGATGGAGCAGATTTTTGAAAAGACAGTCGAGCTGAGCTGCCATGCCAGAGGCTTCCCTGCTCCCAGCATCACCTGGACCACCTCTGACGGGAAG gtCCTCAAGACAGCATCCCAAGAAGACACTGAGGAGGGCGTCCAGAGTGTGGTCACTATCAAGGTCGACTCTGACATCACTGCTTTCTGCAATGCCTCCAACGAGCACGGCACTGCCGCGGTGACCTTCAACATCAAAGCCA TTACACACACCACCACaccagccaccaccaccaccactacaaCAACTAGCAATCCCATTTCCTCCACCACAG TCAAAGCCCAAACAGCTAATCCACCAGAGAAAGTCAAGAAAG agggcagcgGTGTTATCATTGcagtcatcatcatctgcaTCCTGCTGCTGGCCATCCTGGGGAGTGTGCTCTACTTCCTCTACAAAAAGGGCAAAATCTGTGGCCGATCCGGCAAGCAAGACCT CACCAAAGAGAAGTCCAACAAAGATAACATTGTGGTGGAGATGAAGAGCGACAACACAGAGGAAGCTGTGCTCCTCGGGGTCAACGGAGAAAAGCAACCCCCCAGCGACCAG TAA
- the mcamb gene encoding melanoma cell adhesion molecule b isoform X3, whose product MAVRDAGSLLVGLLVLFHTWGAWAAVEVNMEDRVEVFRGETASIACMFTSSEGIGAMIIQWFYVTRGGERQNIYYQDATTKIVARGTPFTDRISVNGTGATGDVVLTISNVQLQDELEFICLIGSVTGEAGEGRTKLRVFETPDLPTIESVQTGISVSEDSLSKIGTCEVKNGFPKPNITWYRNNTPLRTAQDVVKVVPSITSESSGLFSVKSELSMKVVKEDKDDVFYCEVTYFVPGGTRMTETNRVNITVYYPSTAVSIWVESPKGKIKEGDSIELHCRGNGNTPSSIISIKHTKTDQTWEGNVLVLRNVTRLNTGDYTCTSMDTDTFEEITDYTTVFVNYLKPAVVIPENTTVVVQGDELKATCNALSPLQTHTAWFKDGVEVSTGHTLILQDATFDTAGAYVCVVTVPEIEGMETRKTLVVQVQGPPEIMEKDHTEMEQIFEKTVELSCHARGFPAPSITWTTSDGKVLKTASQEDTEEGVQSVVTIKVDSDITAFCNASNEHGTAAVTFNIKAIKAQTANPPEKVKKEGSGVIIAVIIICILLLAILGSVLYFLYKKGKICGRSGKQDLTKEKSNKDNIVVEMKSDNTEEAVLLGVNGEKQPPSDQSGEYLDVQK is encoded by the exons cGTGGGCTGCTGTGGAGGTCAACATGGAGGACAGAGTGGAGGTGTTCAGGGGGGAAACAGCTTCGATCGCCTGCATGTTCACATCGTCTGAAGGCATCGGCGCCATGATCATACAGTGGTTCTAT GTGACACGGGGGGGTGAGAGGCAGAACATCTACTACCAAGACGCCACCACGAAGATTGTAGCCCGAGGCACACCGTTCACAGACCGGATCAGTGTGAACGGTACCGGAGCCACCGGAGATGTGGTGTTGACTATCAGCAACGTGCAGCTGCAAGACGAGCTGGAATTTATCTGTCTCATCGGAAGTGTAACGGGGGAAGCTGGGGAGGGACGAACAAAGCTCAGGGTGTTTG AAACACCAGACCTCCCTACCATTGAGAGTGTGCAGACAGGGATCTCAGTCAGTGAAGACAGCCTATCTAAG ATTGGGACGTGTGAGGTCAAAAATGGCTTCCCCAAGCCAAACATCACTTGGTACAGAAACAACACGCCACTACGCACTGCTCAGGATG TGGTGAAAGTAGTGCCCAGCATCACGAGTGAATCCAGCGGCCTGTTCTCAGTGAAGAGTGAACTGAGCATGAAGGTGGTGAAGGAGGACAAAGATGATGTGTTCTACTGCGAGGTCACCTACTTTGTTCCTGGCGGAACCAGGATGACCGAGACCAACCGTGTCAACATCACCGTGTACT acCCCTCCACAGCTGTAAGCATTTGGGTGGAGTCACCAAAGGGCAAAATCAAGGAAGGGGACTCGATCGAGCTTCACTGTCGTGGCAACGGGAATACTCCATCCTCAATTATTTCAATCAAGCATACCAAG ACTGATCAGACTTGGGAGGGCAATGTGTTGGTGCTAAGGAACGTGACCCGTCTAAACACTGGAGATTACACGTGCACCTCTATGGACACGGACACCTTTGAGGAGATCACAGACTACACCACTGTGTTTGTCAACT ATCTGAAACCTGCTGTGGTGATACCTGAAAACACTACTGTGGTGGTCCAAGGGGATGAGCTGAAGGCCACCTGCAAcgccctctctcctctgcagacacacacagcctggtTTAAG GACGGAGTGGAGGTTTCAACGGGCCACACTTTGATCCTCCAGGACGCTACGTTTGACACAGCAGGGGCGTATGTTTGTGTGGTGACTGTTCCTGAGATCGAGGGAATGGAAACCAGAAAAACACTTGTTGTTCAAGTCCAAG gCCCACCAGAGATCATGGAGAAGGACCACACAGAGATGGAGCAGATTTTTGAAAAGACAGTCGAGCTGAGCTGCCATGCCAGAGGCTTCCCTGCTCCCAGCATCACCTGGACCACCTCTGACGGGAAG gtCCTCAAGACAGCATCCCAAGAAGACACTGAGGAGGGCGTCCAGAGTGTGGTCACTATCAAGGTCGACTCTGACATCACTGCTTTCTGCAATGCCTCCAACGAGCACGGCACTGCCGCGGTGACCTTCAACATCAAAGCCA TCAAAGCCCAAACAGCTAATCCACCAGAGAAAGTCAAGAAAG agggcagcgGTGTTATCATTGcagtcatcatcatctgcaTCCTGCTGCTGGCCATCCTGGGGAGTGTGCTCTACTTCCTCTACAAAAAGGGCAAAATCTGTGGCCGATCCGGCAAGCAAGACCT CACCAAAGAGAAGTCCAACAAAGATAACATTGTGGTGGAGATGAAGAGCGACAACACAGAGGAAGCTGTGCTCCTCGGGGTCAACGGAGAAAAGCAACCCCCCAGCGACCAG AGCGGCGAGTACCTGGACGTGCAGAAGTGA
- the mcamb gene encoding melanoma cell adhesion molecule b isoform X1 codes for MAVRDAGSLLVGLLVLFHTWGAWAAVEVNMEDRVEVFRGETASIACMFTSSEGIGAMIIQWFYVTRGGERQNIYYQDATTKIVARGTPFTDRISVNGTGATGDVVLTISNVQLQDELEFICLIGSVTGEAGEGRTKLRVFETPDLPTIESVQTGISVSEDSLSKIGTCEVKNGFPKPNITWYRNNTPLRTAQDVVKVVPSITSESSGLFSVKSELSMKVVKEDKDDVFYCEVTYFVPGGTRMTETNRVNITVYYPSTAVSIWVESPKGKIKEGDSIELHCRGNGNTPSSIISIKHTKTDQTWEGNVLVLRNVTRLNTGDYTCTSMDTDTFEEITDYTTVFVNYLKPAVVIPENTTVVVQGDELKATCNALSPLQTHTAWFKDGVEVSTGHTLILQDATFDTAGAYVCVVTVPEIEGMETRKTLVVQVQGPPEIMEKDHTEMEQIFEKTVELSCHARGFPAPSITWTTSDGKVLKTASQEDTEEGVQSVVTIKVDSDITAFCNASNEHGTAAVTFNIKAITHTTTPATTTTTTTTSNPISSTTVKAQTANPPEKVKKEGSGVIIAVIIICILLLAILGSVLYFLYKKGKICGRSGKQDLTKEKSNKDNIVVEMKSDNTEEAVLLGVNGEKQPPSDQSGEYLDVQK; via the exons cGTGGGCTGCTGTGGAGGTCAACATGGAGGACAGAGTGGAGGTGTTCAGGGGGGAAACAGCTTCGATCGCCTGCATGTTCACATCGTCTGAAGGCATCGGCGCCATGATCATACAGTGGTTCTAT GTGACACGGGGGGGTGAGAGGCAGAACATCTACTACCAAGACGCCACCACGAAGATTGTAGCCCGAGGCACACCGTTCACAGACCGGATCAGTGTGAACGGTACCGGAGCCACCGGAGATGTGGTGTTGACTATCAGCAACGTGCAGCTGCAAGACGAGCTGGAATTTATCTGTCTCATCGGAAGTGTAACGGGGGAAGCTGGGGAGGGACGAACAAAGCTCAGGGTGTTTG AAACACCAGACCTCCCTACCATTGAGAGTGTGCAGACAGGGATCTCAGTCAGTGAAGACAGCCTATCTAAG ATTGGGACGTGTGAGGTCAAAAATGGCTTCCCCAAGCCAAACATCACTTGGTACAGAAACAACACGCCACTACGCACTGCTCAGGATG TGGTGAAAGTAGTGCCCAGCATCACGAGTGAATCCAGCGGCCTGTTCTCAGTGAAGAGTGAACTGAGCATGAAGGTGGTGAAGGAGGACAAAGATGATGTGTTCTACTGCGAGGTCACCTACTTTGTTCCTGGCGGAACCAGGATGACCGAGACCAACCGTGTCAACATCACCGTGTACT acCCCTCCACAGCTGTAAGCATTTGGGTGGAGTCACCAAAGGGCAAAATCAAGGAAGGGGACTCGATCGAGCTTCACTGTCGTGGCAACGGGAATACTCCATCCTCAATTATTTCAATCAAGCATACCAAG ACTGATCAGACTTGGGAGGGCAATGTGTTGGTGCTAAGGAACGTGACCCGTCTAAACACTGGAGATTACACGTGCACCTCTATGGACACGGACACCTTTGAGGAGATCACAGACTACACCACTGTGTTTGTCAACT ATCTGAAACCTGCTGTGGTGATACCTGAAAACACTACTGTGGTGGTCCAAGGGGATGAGCTGAAGGCCACCTGCAAcgccctctctcctctgcagacacacacagcctggtTTAAG GACGGAGTGGAGGTTTCAACGGGCCACACTTTGATCCTCCAGGACGCTACGTTTGACACAGCAGGGGCGTATGTTTGTGTGGTGACTGTTCCTGAGATCGAGGGAATGGAAACCAGAAAAACACTTGTTGTTCAAGTCCAAG gCCCACCAGAGATCATGGAGAAGGACCACACAGAGATGGAGCAGATTTTTGAAAAGACAGTCGAGCTGAGCTGCCATGCCAGAGGCTTCCCTGCTCCCAGCATCACCTGGACCACCTCTGACGGGAAG gtCCTCAAGACAGCATCCCAAGAAGACACTGAGGAGGGCGTCCAGAGTGTGGTCACTATCAAGGTCGACTCTGACATCACTGCTTTCTGCAATGCCTCCAACGAGCACGGCACTGCCGCGGTGACCTTCAACATCAAAGCCA TTACACACACCACCACaccagccaccaccaccaccactacaaCAACTAGCAATCCCATTTCCTCCACCACAG TCAAAGCCCAAACAGCTAATCCACCAGAGAAAGTCAAGAAAG agggcagcgGTGTTATCATTGcagtcatcatcatctgcaTCCTGCTGCTGGCCATCCTGGGGAGTGTGCTCTACTTCCTCTACAAAAAGGGCAAAATCTGTGGCCGATCCGGCAAGCAAGACCT CACCAAAGAGAAGTCCAACAAAGATAACATTGTGGTGGAGATGAAGAGCGACAACACAGAGGAAGCTGTGCTCCTCGGGGTCAACGGAGAAAAGCAACCCCCCAGCGACCAG AGCGGCGAGTACCTGGACGTGCAGAAGTGA